One stretch of Molothrus aeneus isolate 106 chromosome 2, BPBGC_Maene_1.0, whole genome shotgun sequence DNA includes these proteins:
- the LOC136571379 gene encoding epidermal differentiation-specific protein-like, with protein sequence MGKIVIYEHANFQGMSKEFTTDISNLKDADWNDIVSSVKVIGQPWVAYEHADYRGRFLVFEEGEYSFVGKEMNDKISSLQVITENLHNPQITLYEHIDYQGKSRIIREATNLAAGYDNDIVSSHKVQRGVWLLCEHSDGSGFQYLAREHEHFPNYKAIDFNDKLSFLRPLRPGCGC encoded by the coding sequence ATGGGCAAAATCGTCATTTATGAGCATGCCAACTTCCAGGGCATGTCCAAAGAATTCACCACTGACATTTCCAATCTAAAAGATGCAGATTGGAATGATATTGTCTCCTCAGTGAAAGTAATTGGCCAGCCTTGGGTGGCTTATGAGCATGCAGACTACAGAGGTCGATTTCTGGTGTTTGAGGAGGGAGAATATAGCTTTGTGGGTAAAGAGATGAATGACAAGatcagctctctgcaggtgATCACTGAAAATCTGCACAATCCCCAGATCACTCTCTACGAACACATTGATTATCAAGGGAAGAGCAGAATAATAAGAGAAGCAACCAACCTGGCTGCAGGATATGACAATGACATCGTGTCTTCCCACAAAGTCCAGCGAGGTGTCTGgctgctgtgtgagcacagtgaTGGAAGTGGCTTTCAATACCTTGCCCGAGAGCACGAACACTTTCCAAACTACAAGGCAATCGATTTCAACGACAAGCTTTCCTTCCTGCGCCCCCTGCgccctggctgtggctgttAG
- the LOC136571664 gene encoding epidermal differentiation-specific protein-like — protein sequence MGKIIRSLEMAKIIIYEHANFRGVSREITSDISNLGLLDFNDIISSVIVIGQPWVAYEHINYTGRLMVLEEGEHDYVGRSMNDTISSLQMITEDLHDPQITLYEHPNYHGRSRVIRQATNLAAGFDNDIVSSHKVQRGAWLLCEHSDGSGIQYIAREKDNLPHYSAIYLNDRLSFLRPLRPGRSY from the coding sequence ATGGGAAAAATCATCAGAAGTCTTGAAATGGCAAAAATCATCATTTATGAGCATGCCAACTTCAGGGGGGTGTCTAGAGAAATAACTTCTGACATTTCCAATCTGGGACTTTTGGACTTTAATGATATTATCTCCTCAGTGATAGTAATTGGCCAGCCTTGGGTGGCTTATGAGCACATAAATTATACAGGCAGGCTAATGGTACTTGAGGAGGGGGAACATGACTATGTTGGTAGAAGCATGAATGACACaatcagctctctgcagatgATCACTGAAGATCTGCATGATCCCCAGATCACTCTCTATGAGCATCCCAACTATCATGGGAGGAGCAGAGTAATAAGACAAGCAACCAACCTGGCTGCAGGATTTGACAATGACATCGTGTCTTCCCACAAAGTCCAGAGAggtgcctggctgctgtgtgagcacagtgaTGGCAGTGGAATTCAATACATTGCACGAGAAAAAGATAACCTTCCACATTACTCAGCAATCTACCTCAATGACAGGCTTTCCTTCCTGCGTCCCCTTCGCCCTGGCCGCTCTTATTAG